A window of the Arthrobacter sp. OAP107 genome harbors these coding sequences:
- a CDS encoding DUF4913 domain-containing protein, with the protein MTIEIGRFGEVASTSTEPADNAGEEQKQLKLVYGSAEEFLHEQLLPTYVRSVDGRSAQWCIEWYFHPEAVSRIEALWRAWEHLRLDGATGISVWWKDHADHHMSVLLDPRGPFHKCDMKSHRDPVHLEPKKAPIGWFPDVRTQLA; encoded by the coding sequence ATGACCATCGAAATTGGCCGATTCGGCGAAGTCGCCAGCACCAGCACCGAGCCCGCCGACAATGCAGGGGAGGAACAGAAGCAACTGAAACTGGTCTACGGCTCGGCCGAGGAGTTCCTGCATGAGCAGCTGCTGCCAACCTATGTGCGCAGCGTCGACGGCCGCTCGGCGCAGTGGTGCATCGAATGGTACTTCCACCCTGAAGCAGTCTCCCGCATAGAAGCGCTGTGGCGGGCCTGGGAACACCTAAGACTCGACGGTGCGACAGGAATCAGTGTCTGGTGGAAAGACCACGCAGACCACCACATGAGCGTTCTTCTGGACCCACGCGGCCCCTTCCACAAATGCGACATGAAGTCACACCGCGACCCGGTCCATTTGGAACCGAAAAAGGCACCGATCGG
- a CDS encoding TraM recognition domain-containing protein encodes MSAPNRKGIGVGDALLVWLVIGFIVVFVGGTYAALHVGSWMAGIAAPPAHPIDLIAGLIKGRVPWPTEATVVVCVMAGLVLTLAIVVLVAWRQGASKRARVDKAARYLGRGKALAAFTEKGAKATAERLGVTDTPGIVVGKVVATGQKFLQSWEDLSLDIWGPRTGKSTSRVIPAILDAPGAVVSTSNKRDVVDGTRGVRENTAPVWVFDPQKIAQEDPDWWWNPLSYVTDEEKAYKLTQHFSMGSRVPGSKPDAYFDPKAEDILSSYFLAAALGNLPITQIYLWVTEQVSQEPIEILRQHDYELQYKGLESTLKLADKQRDGIFGTAEKMIQCLKSRNTLRWVAPTGGATVATDTRRQFNPHAFAASQETIYILSKEGAGSAAPLTTALTVAIAEAMEERAERSGGRLPKPALFALDELANVVRWAGLPDQFSHYGSKGLIVMGILQSWSQGVELWGEANMRKIWSAANVKVYGGGVAEEGFLRALSDLIGDYSYISVSVSSGKSGSSRSRQESKERIFDVSNLAELDRGRAVVLASGAPATLVRTTPWYTGTHKDAVEASIEKYSPRPEEEPVTVAAAPSANPWVTG; translated from the coding sequence ATGAGCGCGCCCAATCGCAAAGGAATCGGCGTCGGTGATGCCCTGCTGGTCTGGCTGGTCATCGGTTTCATCGTCGTCTTCGTCGGCGGCACCTACGCCGCCCTGCACGTCGGCTCGTGGATGGCTGGCATCGCCGCCCCACCGGCGCACCCGATCGATCTGATCGCCGGTCTAATCAAAGGCCGCGTGCCGTGGCCTACGGAGGCTACCGTCGTTGTCTGCGTCATGGCCGGGCTCGTCCTGACTTTGGCCATCGTCGTGCTCGTGGCGTGGCGGCAAGGCGCGTCCAAGCGTGCCCGCGTCGACAAAGCCGCCCGCTACCTGGGCCGCGGCAAAGCGTTGGCCGCGTTCACCGAGAAGGGAGCAAAAGCGACCGCCGAGCGTCTGGGCGTGACGGACACGCCAGGCATCGTCGTGGGCAAAGTCGTCGCCACCGGGCAAAAGTTCCTTCAGTCCTGGGAAGACCTGTCCCTGGACATTTGGGGTCCCCGTACCGGTAAATCAACATCACGAGTGATACCGGCCATCCTGGACGCACCCGGTGCGGTGGTTTCGACGTCGAATAAGCGCGACGTCGTGGACGGGACCCGCGGGGTCCGTGAGAACACCGCACCGGTGTGGGTGTTCGATCCTCAGAAGATCGCTCAGGAGGATCCGGACTGGTGGTGGAACCCGCTCTCCTACGTCACCGATGAAGAGAAAGCCTACAAACTCACCCAGCACTTCTCCATGGGTTCCCGTGTTCCTGGATCCAAGCCCGACGCCTACTTTGACCCGAAAGCCGAGGACATTTTGTCCTCCTACTTCCTCGCCGCCGCTCTCGGGAACCTTCCCATCACGCAGATCTACCTGTGGGTGACGGAGCAGGTCAGCCAGGAACCCATCGAAATCCTCCGGCAGCATGACTACGAGCTGCAGTACAAGGGCTTGGAGTCCACGCTGAAGCTCGCTGACAAGCAGCGCGACGGGATCTTCGGCACCGCCGAGAAAATGATCCAGTGCCTCAAGAGCCGCAACACGCTGCGATGGGTCGCTCCCACTGGTGGGGCGACGGTGGCCACGGATACCCGCCGCCAGTTCAACCCGCACGCTTTCGCCGCGTCCCAAGAGACCATTTATATCCTTTCCAAGGAAGGGGCCGGCTCCGCCGCCCCTCTCACCACGGCCCTGACCGTGGCGATCGCTGAGGCGATGGAAGAACGCGCCGAACGCAGCGGCGGTCGGCTTCCTAAGCCTGCCTTGTTCGCTCTCGATGAGCTGGCCAACGTTGTCCGATGGGCCGGGTTGCCAGACCAGTTCAGCCACTACGGCTCCAAGGGCCTGATCGTGATGGGGATCCTGCAGTCCTGGTCCCAGGGTGTGGAGCTGTGGGGCGAGGCGAACATGCGGAAAATCTGGTCGGCCGCGAACGTCAAGGTCTACGGAGGCGGCGTTGCCGAAGAAGGATTCCTCCGAGCGCTGTCCGACCTGATCGGGGACTACAGCTACATCAGTGTCTCGGTCTCCTCCGGCAAGTCGGGCTCCAGCCGCTCCCGTCAGGAAAGCAAGGAGCGCATCTTCGATGTCTCCAACCTCGCCGAACTGGACCGCGGCCGCGCCGTGGTCCTCGCATCAGGCGCGCCGGCCACGCTGGTCCGCACCACGCCCTGGTACACGGGGACGCACAAGGACGCTGTGGAGGCGTCAATCGAGAAGTACAGTCCGCGGCCGGAGGAAGAACCCGTAACGGTAGCAGCGGCACCTTCGGCTAATCCTTGGGTAACCGGGTAG
- a CDS encoding ATP/GTP-binding protein, translating to MARAKLFTRPFKHNTAAGPKKTAKQPREAAPGARGWPGRGGGMAQLVPSVKEYRGTTVQVCGLWPFSSGASSPMIGIPLGRHEETQATVCCDPISWFQRARLISNPSAFILGKPGLGKSTVVRRMFIGLSAQGVHPLILGDLKGEHVKAVKALNGQVIRLGRGVGYLNILDPGQAVEAAQILEDNGHPEDAARVRADAHGRRLTMVVSLITISRNSPPTDQEQTILDRALRILDERFDGVPVLKDLLDVIVSAPDELRQVALDRGDKSVYLRETRALEATLLGLTGGGKLGEIFSRHTSEPMVRDRAVVFDVSSIDETETDLQAAVLLACWSYGFGTVNVANALADAGLEPRRNYFVVLDELWRALRAGKGMVDRVDALTRLNRSVGVGQIMISHTMSDLLALPAEEDRMKARGFVERSGMVICGGLPASEMPQLTSAIPLSRQEQQKLICWQDPPAWDSRGVDVEPPGRGKFLIKVGGRPGIPVQVGLTSLEKGPEGINDTNAKWSTTSKALLEPAARALPSEGASE from the coding sequence ATGGCCCGAGCAAAGCTCTTCACCCGCCCCTTCAAGCACAACACCGCTGCCGGCCCGAAGAAGACGGCGAAGCAGCCTCGCGAGGCTGCGCCGGGTGCCCGTGGCTGGCCCGGCCGGGGCGGGGGCATGGCACAGCTGGTTCCGTCCGTGAAGGAATACCGGGGAACCACGGTTCAGGTGTGCGGGCTGTGGCCCTTCTCTTCCGGTGCGTCCTCACCCATGATCGGTATCCCGCTCGGACGCCACGAGGAAACCCAGGCCACGGTCTGCTGCGACCCGATCAGCTGGTTCCAGCGGGCCCGGCTGATTTCCAACCCCTCGGCGTTCATCCTGGGCAAGCCCGGTCTGGGGAAGTCCACTGTGGTGCGGCGGATGTTCATCGGACTCTCCGCCCAAGGTGTGCACCCGCTGATCCTGGGCGACCTCAAGGGCGAGCACGTCAAAGCCGTCAAGGCCTTGAACGGGCAGGTGATTCGGCTTGGCCGCGGCGTCGGCTACCTGAACATCCTTGACCCGGGCCAGGCCGTGGAAGCCGCCCAGATCCTGGAAGACAACGGCCATCCTGAGGACGCGGCACGGGTCCGCGCTGACGCGCACGGCCGCCGCCTGACCATGGTTGTTTCGCTGATCACGATCAGCCGCAACAGCCCACCCACCGATCAGGAACAGACGATCCTGGATCGTGCCCTGCGGATCCTCGATGAACGCTTTGACGGTGTTCCGGTATTGAAAGACCTGCTGGACGTGATCGTGTCCGCGCCTGACGAGCTGCGTCAGGTCGCCTTGGACAGGGGAGACAAGTCTGTCTACCTGCGCGAGACCCGTGCGCTGGAGGCCACCCTGTTGGGGCTGACCGGGGGCGGGAAGCTCGGGGAAATCTTCTCCCGCCACACTTCAGAGCCGATGGTGCGCGACCGTGCCGTGGTCTTTGACGTTTCCAGCATTGATGAGACCGAAACGGACTTGCAGGCCGCGGTACTGCTGGCGTGCTGGTCCTACGGTTTCGGCACGGTGAATGTTGCCAATGCCCTGGCAGACGCCGGGCTTGAACCGCGCAGGAACTACTTCGTCGTCCTGGATGAACTGTGGCGGGCCCTGCGCGCCGGGAAGGGCATGGTGGACCGGGTGGACGCTCTGACCCGGCTCAACCGCTCCGTCGGTGTCGGGCAGATCATGATCTCCCACACCATGTCCGACCTGCTGGCTTTGCCGGCAGAAGAGGACCGGATGAAAGCCCGCGGATTCGTCGAACGCTCCGGCATGGTGATCTGCGGCGGCCTGCCGGCCTCGGAAATGCCCCAGTTGACCTCCGCCATCCCGCTTTCGCGCCAGGAGCAGCAAAAGCTCATCTGCTGGCAGGACCCGCCCGCGTGGGACTCCCGCGGCGTCGATGTTGAGCCTCCGGGCCGGGGAAAGTTCCTCATCAAGGTCGGCGGACGTCCCGGAATCCCCGTTCAGGTCGGACTCACATCCTTGGAGAAAGGCCCAGAAGGCATCAACGACACCAATGCCAAGTGGAGCACCACATCGAAGGCCCTGCTTGAACCGGCGGCCAGGGCCCTGCCCAGTGAAGGAGCATCAGAATGA
- a CDS encoding SCO6880 family protein, with protein MAAINTEYKEPSYGNWRVPRSAGLANLGAIGTAIVFAGLLMGIVSFALWGLLAGLGVLAFAGVMALLLTVKDKHGQSIVDRFSTRMAFKLSRSSGTNLYRSGPLGVTEWGMYQLPGLAAKSTLYEFTDSYKRPFALLHVPATDHFTVIFSTEPDGASLVDPEQVDAWVANWGGWLASLADEAGLDAAAVTVETAPDSGYRLRNEVMMNIDPNAPEFARAMLGEVVDTYPEGSATVRAWVSLTFNSAIRAGAKKRTPEDVARDLASRIPGLSARLQSTGAGIARPMSAQELCEVVRVAYDPPAALIIDEAHAAGSPVSLTWGEVGPTATQASWDDYRHDSAFSASWTMTGAPRGSVNSSVLSRLLAPHGDIDRKRISLLYRPMDSARAAAVVERDQNNANVRVTSGTRPSARALVDARSAAQTAQEEAQGAGLVNFGMVVTATVTDAERLPDAVAAIEQTSGTARVLLRRAYGSQDTAFAASLPLGLVLPKHSMVPSEIKDAL; from the coding sequence GTGGCAGCAATTAACACCGAGTACAAAGAACCCTCCTACGGCAACTGGCGCGTACCGCGCTCAGCTGGCCTGGCCAACCTTGGGGCGATCGGTACGGCCATTGTCTTTGCCGGGCTCCTGATGGGTATCGTCAGCTTCGCTCTGTGGGGGTTGCTCGCGGGCCTGGGCGTTCTTGCCTTTGCCGGTGTCATGGCTTTGCTGCTGACAGTCAAGGACAAGCACGGCCAGTCCATTGTTGACCGGTTCAGCACCCGGATGGCGTTCAAGCTCTCCCGGTCCTCCGGAACCAACCTTTACCGTTCTGGCCCTCTGGGCGTCACGGAGTGGGGCATGTACCAGCTTCCCGGGCTGGCAGCGAAGTCCACCCTGTACGAGTTCACCGACTCCTACAAGCGGCCCTTCGCCCTGCTGCACGTCCCCGCAACGGATCACTTCACCGTGATTTTCTCGACTGAACCTGATGGAGCCTCCCTCGTTGACCCGGAACAGGTCGATGCCTGGGTGGCAAACTGGGGCGGCTGGCTCGCCTCCCTGGCCGATGAAGCAGGCCTGGACGCCGCGGCTGTCACGGTAGAGACCGCTCCTGACTCCGGCTACCGACTTCGGAATGAAGTCATGATGAACATCGACCCGAACGCCCCCGAGTTCGCCCGCGCCATGCTGGGCGAAGTCGTGGACACGTACCCGGAGGGATCGGCAACGGTACGGGCCTGGGTGTCCTTGACGTTTAACTCCGCCATTCGGGCCGGGGCCAAGAAGCGGACCCCGGAAGACGTTGCCCGCGACCTCGCGTCCCGGATCCCGGGCCTCTCGGCACGGCTTCAATCCACCGGCGCCGGGATCGCCCGTCCCATGTCCGCCCAGGAGCTGTGCGAGGTCGTGCGCGTCGCCTACGATCCTCCGGCGGCGCTGATCATTGATGAAGCCCACGCCGCCGGTTCCCCGGTGTCCCTGACCTGGGGCGAAGTCGGCCCTACAGCAACGCAGGCCAGCTGGGATGACTACCGGCACGATTCCGCCTTCTCCGCATCTTGGACCATGACTGGTGCACCGCGGGGATCGGTGAACTCTTCCGTCTTGTCCCGCCTGCTGGCACCCCACGGGGACATTGACCGCAAGCGAATCTCGCTGCTGTACCGGCCCATGGACTCGGCCCGCGCCGCAGCCGTGGTCGAGCGGGACCAGAACAACGCCAATGTCCGCGTCACTTCCGGCACGCGGCCATCGGCCCGCGCCTTGGTCGATGCCCGGTCAGCGGCCCAAACCGCCCAGGAAGAAGCCCAGGGCGCAGGGTTGGTGAACTTCGGCATGGTCGTCACGGCCACCGTCACCGACGCCGAACGCCTCCCTGATGCCGTCGCTGCCATCGAGCAGACCTCCGGCACCGCCCGGGTGCTGCTGCGCCGCGCTTATGGATCCCAGGACACCGCGTTCGCCGCGTCCCTCCCTTTGGGGCTGGTCTTGCCCAAGCACAGCATGGTTCCGTCCGAGATTAAGGATGCCCTGTAA
- a CDS encoding DUF6668 family protein, translating into MQLSLNPWITSSAESSDEEAPEVHVPPTAVISTPLRGMVEPDTADRLANRVVSGSALLWIVGSHGGAGESRTADLIDGARPTGHCWPVLQDGSKPRVLLVCRNDIRGLTTAQSALTQWASGATPEVDLIGLAVLADAPGKTPKALRDFAAIIGGGAPRLWLLPWVEAWRHGDSTTTPTGREYQRFITDVAALATEPNPKH; encoded by the coding sequence ATGCAACTGTCTCTGAACCCATGGATCACCAGCTCAGCCGAAAGCTCCGACGAGGAGGCACCCGAGGTGCACGTCCCGCCTACTGCCGTTATCAGCACACCGCTGAGGGGCATGGTCGAACCGGACACCGCAGACCGACTGGCCAACCGCGTAGTGTCCGGGTCAGCGCTGCTGTGGATTGTTGGTAGCCACGGGGGAGCAGGTGAGAGCCGCACCGCAGACCTGATCGACGGGGCACGCCCTACCGGGCACTGCTGGCCTGTTTTGCAGGACGGCAGCAAGCCTCGGGTGCTGCTGGTCTGCCGCAACGATATACGCGGCCTCACCACCGCGCAAAGCGCCCTGACCCAATGGGCATCAGGAGCAACACCCGAAGTTGACCTTATCGGCCTCGCCGTCCTGGCAGACGCACCCGGAAAGACCCCCAAGGCACTGCGCGACTTCGCAGCGATTATCGGCGGGGGAGCACCGCGCCTCTGGCTCCTCCCCTGGGTCGAGGCATGGCGGCACGGCGACTCTACGACGACGCCAACGGGCAGGGAATATCAACGCTTCATCACCGACGTAGCTGCTCTGGCTACGGAACCTAACCCAAAGCACTAA
- a CDS encoding chromosome partitioning protein ParA, with translation MSTTPTEVLAFPNIKAIIGDNGTAEVVVAGNSRVVPAGKTLQDLRDNALALVVAEARRLQRPVRVRIEDPEGQGELIVHPDGNVESVSYEPRAARRRTGSAASTPAAAAPEVVQNAPIAAPVAKPEAAQPMADSQPWPPLPGETTLAEAAAPEQAAAADAPVTRRSLKETSFLVSAPVLEPATQGWRGTLTRLGLRMDPSAEELSEREDIRTVSQHWPGPRTIAVVNRKGGANKTPTVVMLSAILARYSGAATVAWDNNESQGTLGWRTEKGAHGRSVLDLIDSSTELLSPSTNAAEIAKFVHHQTADKFDVLRSDENEEGDHEVTAEEVDIAHQVLTRYYRLVIMDSGNTARAANWRRMIDHTNQLVVPVTAIEDRAEAARLTLQTLESRGGHDAELARNAVVIVSESTDAKRSMTGDALKRAKAEAQRIADGFEPFVRAVVRIPYDPALVNGPIRYEALQPATQRAWLAAAAAVAKGF, from the coding sequence ATGAGCACCACACCAACAGAGGTCCTGGCCTTCCCGAACATCAAGGCCATCATCGGTGACAACGGCACTGCCGAGGTCGTCGTCGCAGGAAATTCCCGCGTCGTCCCGGCAGGGAAGACGCTGCAGGATCTGCGCGACAACGCCTTGGCCCTTGTCGTGGCCGAAGCCAGGAGGCTACAGCGCCCCGTCCGGGTCCGCATCGAGGATCCCGAAGGCCAAGGGGAACTGATTGTCCACCCGGACGGCAACGTCGAATCCGTCTCCTACGAGCCCCGGGCCGCCCGCCGGCGCACCGGCAGTGCAGCCAGTACGCCAGCAGCGGCCGCACCGGAAGTCGTTCAGAACGCTCCCATCGCAGCGCCTGTGGCGAAGCCTGAAGCTGCCCAGCCGATGGCGGACAGTCAGCCTTGGCCGCCCCTTCCAGGGGAGACGACGTTGGCCGAGGCCGCGGCACCCGAGCAGGCTGCTGCAGCCGATGCTCCGGTGACCCGACGTAGTTTGAAGGAGACCTCCTTCCTGGTCAGCGCCCCGGTGCTGGAGCCCGCCACGCAGGGCTGGCGCGGGACCCTGACCCGCCTGGGCTTGCGGATGGACCCCTCAGCGGAGGAGCTGTCCGAGCGCGAAGACATCCGCACCGTCAGCCAGCACTGGCCCGGCCCGCGGACCATCGCCGTGGTCAACCGCAAGGGCGGGGCCAACAAGACGCCCACCGTTGTGATGCTTTCGGCGATCCTCGCCCGGTACAGTGGCGCGGCAACGGTGGCATGGGACAACAACGAATCCCAGGGGACCTTGGGATGGCGGACCGAGAAAGGCGCCCACGGCCGCAGCGTCCTGGACCTGATCGATTCCTCCACAGAGCTGCTGTCCCCTTCCACGAACGCGGCCGAAATCGCCAAGTTCGTCCACCACCAGACCGCCGACAAGTTCGACGTGCTGCGCTCGGATGAGAACGAAGAAGGCGACCATGAAGTCACCGCCGAGGAAGTGGACATCGCCCACCAGGTCCTCACCCGCTACTACCGCCTGGTCATCATGGACTCCGGCAACACCGCCCGCGCCGCGAACTGGCGGCGGATGATCGACCACACGAACCAGCTCGTCGTCCCGGTCACCGCCATCGAGGACCGTGCAGAAGCAGCCCGTCTGACGCTGCAGACCCTCGAATCCCGTGGTGGCCACGACGCCGAACTGGCACGCAACGCCGTCGTGATCGTCTCCGAATCCACCGACGCCAAACGCAGCATGACAGGGGACGCCCTCAAGCGCGCCAAAGCCGAGGCACAGCGCATCGCAGACGGCTTCGAGCCGTTCGTGCGGGCCGTCGTCCGTATCCCGTACGACCCCGCCCTGGTGAACGGTCCTATCCGCTACGAAGCGCTCCAGCCCGCGACCCAGCGGGCATGGCTGGCTGCGGCCGCGGCCGTCGCCAAGGGCTTCTAA
- a CDS encoding alpha/beta fold hydrolase: MARKIVKRGPKDYRRAVLTDDGRGVRIDLDDYTKANGDFAVFDPAAERYIRVGEVTLIDEDHKFVERRIHPTGSAPMTLGPVVDWTPDVFFEPSAVAGRFEEVHIPTAYGAAPAWLFEGKNADTWVIHIHGSWTDRSIMFRDVHAFSPLGFTSLVPSFRSDLEVSPPQAESSHLGQTEWRDVDSAVAYAVAYGARRIILSGWSMGGTIALLTAERSAYRDRIVGIVLVGPVTSWRKTITAGAAAAGVPAVGAGLVMSLLQAPPFAKMLGLEEPIDFNALEWVDAPNRVSIPTLVLHSSADQEVPWEISAAFQRANPDTVTLIPLPEAHHTQEWNASPSIFTDELTSWISKTILTEG, encoded by the coding sequence ATGGCCCGCAAGATCGTTAAACGGGGTCCAAAGGACTACCGTCGTGCCGTGCTGACAGATGATGGCCGCGGAGTCCGCATCGACTTGGATGACTACACCAAAGCCAACGGTGACTTCGCTGTGTTCGATCCTGCGGCTGAGCGCTACATCAGGGTCGGGGAGGTGACGCTGATCGACGAGGATCATAAGTTCGTGGAGCGTCGAATTCATCCGACAGGGTCCGCGCCGATGACTTTGGGGCCCGTGGTCGACTGGACGCCCGACGTGTTCTTCGAACCCTCCGCCGTGGCCGGGCGGTTTGAAGAGGTCCACATCCCCACCGCCTACGGTGCGGCGCCCGCATGGCTATTCGAAGGTAAGAACGCCGACACATGGGTGATCCATATCCATGGCAGCTGGACGGACCGCTCGATCATGTTCCGTGACGTCCATGCCTTCAGCCCCTTGGGATTCACCTCTTTGGTGCCCTCATTCCGCAGCGACCTGGAGGTCAGCCCACCGCAGGCCGAATCAAGCCACCTTGGGCAAACGGAATGGCGTGACGTGGACAGCGCTGTGGCCTACGCCGTTGCTTACGGTGCGCGGCGAATCATCCTCTCGGGCTGGTCAATGGGTGGGACCATTGCCCTGCTCACAGCGGAGCGCAGCGCGTACCGTGACCGGATCGTCGGGATCGTCCTGGTAGGACCGGTCACGAGCTGGCGTAAAACCATCACGGCGGGAGCGGCGGCCGCCGGCGTGCCTGCGGTAGGTGCCGGCCTTGTCATGTCCTTGCTGCAGGCTCCTCCATTCGCGAAGATGCTCGGGCTGGAGGAACCGATTGACTTCAATGCCCTTGAATGGGTCGACGCACCTAACCGGGTGTCAATTCCGACGCTGGTCCTGCACTCGAGCGCGGATCAGGAGGTTCCCTGGGAAATCTCGGCGGCGTTCCAACGCGCGAACCCGGACACCGTCACCCTGATTCCGTTACCTGAGGCGCACCATACCCAGGAGTGGAATGCCTCGCCTAGTATCTTCACTGACGAACTCACGAGTTGGATCAGCAAAACGATCCTGACGGAAGGCTAA
- a CDS encoding ParA family protein, which produces MKHDLDRGTLSRVIAVINGKGGVFKTSLVANVGGLLAEAGSRVLLVDLDPQGNLAEDLGYSDQGDGGRSLAAALCFGAEPALLPNVRPNLDVIAGGPELDDAAAFLGAKAQKDRDAAHLALAKMLATIAGEYDLVLLDCPPGNEPLQAAAAAAARYALVPLKTDLSSRKGVAAVAARMDSVVGLNPTLDLLGVVLVGTGTNSKQVHKVTRDHLIADFGTDEVLFPMTIRHAEATAQACRERGLLAHELERELSKAPKWWEIRRGEAKATNSGPRSASSVAEDLHAVAMEVTRRVAATESQGVSA; this is translated from the coding sequence ATGAAACACGACCTGGACCGTGGCACGCTCAGCAGGGTAATCGCGGTAATCAACGGCAAAGGCGGGGTCTTCAAGACCAGCCTTGTAGCCAACGTCGGTGGACTCCTTGCAGAGGCCGGCTCCCGGGTACTCCTCGTGGATCTGGACCCGCAGGGCAACCTCGCCGAGGACCTGGGTTATTCCGACCAGGGGGACGGTGGCAGGAGTCTTGCAGCTGCCCTCTGCTTCGGAGCCGAGCCTGCCTTACTGCCGAATGTTCGACCTAACCTGGACGTCATCGCGGGAGGGCCCGAACTTGACGATGCAGCAGCATTCCTTGGTGCCAAGGCCCAAAAGGACCGCGACGCAGCTCATCTAGCGCTTGCGAAGATGCTGGCCACCATCGCGGGGGAGTACGACCTCGTTCTTCTTGATTGCCCGCCGGGCAACGAGCCACTCCAGGCCGCGGCCGCCGCGGCGGCCCGGTACGCCCTGGTGCCGCTGAAGACGGACCTGTCCAGCCGCAAAGGTGTCGCTGCGGTGGCAGCACGTATGGACAGCGTTGTCGGACTCAACCCAACACTGGATCTCTTGGGTGTCGTACTGGTTGGAACTGGAACCAATTCAAAGCAGGTCCACAAGGTCACCCGCGATCACCTCATTGCCGACTTCGGTACGGATGAAGTGCTGTTCCCCATGACCATCCGTCATGCAGAAGCGACCGCCCAGGCCTGTAGGGAGCGAGGGCTGCTTGCGCACGAACTCGAACGGGAACTTAGCAAAGCACCCAAGTGGTGGGAGATTCGCCGTGGAGAAGCTAAGGCCACGAATTCAGGGCCAAGGTCTGCATCCAGCGTTGCTGAGGACCTTCATGCGGTCGCCATGGAAGTAACGCGGCGAGTAGCCGCTACAGAATCCCAGGGGGTCAGCGCATGA
- a CDS encoding recombinase family protein yields the protein MSRNLVGYARVSTRGQSLDSQVDALVAVGAVRVFQEYASGATQARERWKDCLDYLQPGNVLLVADLTRLGRSTSDLADIVTVLGRRGIGFRSLAEPWLDTTSAHGKLIFDMFASLAEYERSRLSERTKAGLAAAKARGRLGGRPRSMTPGKLETARQLRNEGKTLKETAERLSVSVSSLTRALTSEGASSGLERR from the coding sequence GTGTCCAGAAACTTAGTTGGCTATGCGAGGGTCAGTACTCGTGGTCAATCGCTCGATTCGCAGGTGGACGCGCTGGTAGCAGTCGGAGCAGTCCGGGTCTTCCAGGAGTATGCCTCTGGTGCTACCCAGGCAAGGGAGCGGTGGAAGGACTGCTTGGATTATCTGCAGCCGGGCAACGTGCTGTTGGTCGCGGACCTAACCAGGCTAGGCCGTAGTACCTCCGACCTTGCCGACATCGTCACAGTGCTGGGTCGGCGGGGAATAGGCTTCCGCTCCCTGGCTGAACCTTGGCTGGACACAACTAGCGCCCACGGCAAGCTCATCTTTGACATGTTCGCTTCCCTCGCAGAATACGAACGATCACGGCTGTCCGAAAGAACTAAGGCTGGGCTGGCTGCAGCTAAAGCGCGAGGCCGGCTCGGCGGACGCCCGCGGTCGATGACGCCTGGGAAGTTGGAAACGGCCCGGCAGTTGCGCAACGAAGGTAAAACGTTGAAGGAAACGGCTGAGCGGCTTAGCGTCAGCGTTTCGTCACTGACTCGGGCCCTTACCTCTGAAGGAGCCAGCTCCGGTCTGGAGCGCCGGTAG